Proteins encoded by one window of Acetivibrio thermocellus ATCC 27405:
- a CDS encoding AAA family ATPase: MLKSINIENLRGIRFNTNIDLNKKSLIIFGENGKGKSSIVDGIEYAITGDIKHISSTCREVSLKKHAPHIYADFQEIKVEVEFSDGSVLSNYKEPEKGTLAYRIRNSKLGNINILRRSQLLDAISAQPKERYDLLKQFLPLAEITKFENALKGVVDKFQGEVNNLKTEIENHMRNIQAALDIKDLGSVTSDNIFSILVNRGKQFNIEDIKDFKEIPEYIKKVDNYIECMGNINRDVIIRNFLNLLNELIDKKSPELFAKAIYDNINTKLDLVQKKKVVFYEEFLTTGIQWLQEENKSLCPFCESPIDVPSVIERVKKRINENSEYSTLKKEFQRDYSILQSELKWWEDNLDKIRNINKKINDENIENLCKTIEDDIENFKKLVPNSIQEIIIVKNLPNWNESIYKNAIHLKNEYSNKVLPKDAVLLLNEAIKFKNDLKIVYDNIVHINKKTKENTLLNKKYKIAKQFYEELVRQRKNSVQEIYDEIKNDINSYYSSMHFEEDIGDIDLKIKDSSSKGSVIIEASFYEKSGEDPRAYYSESHLDTLGLAIFLALYKRECSKNKDLRLLILDDVLTSVDAAHRINIINLIFSEFKEHQLIITTHDIVLYKEILELEKLYGGNNKYRNIEICEWTKDRGPILDDTKSEIEKLREHLTNPHTDKNILASATGTFLELVLCKLRYSLELSIPAKYQDKYTIVDIWDNLYSKLKKNKEFYRLNSKVLDSINVSKFIRNISGCHYNEWAQGVSKDEIKQFTNNVIRFYEIVYCSICNSFIKKSNDNEDYQCNCSRLQYNKKDQLLIS; the protein is encoded by the coding sequence ATGTTAAAAAGTATTAATATTGAAAATCTAAGAGGAATTAGATTTAATACGAACATTGATTTAAATAAAAAATCTTTAATTATTTTTGGGGAGAATGGAAAAGGAAAAAGTTCAATTGTTGATGGAATTGAATATGCAATTACTGGGGATATTAAGCATATTTCTTCAACATGTAGAGAAGTATCATTAAAAAAACACGCCCCTCATATATACGCAGATTTTCAAGAGATAAAAGTTGAAGTGGAATTTAGTGATGGAAGCGTATTATCTAATTATAAAGAGCCTGAGAAAGGCACATTGGCATATAGAATAAGAAATAGTAAATTAGGAAACATAAATATTTTAAGACGCTCTCAACTGTTAGATGCTATTTCTGCCCAACCAAAAGAAAGATATGATTTGTTAAAGCAATTTCTGCCACTTGCTGAAATAACAAAATTTGAGAATGCTTTAAAAGGAGTAGTTGATAAGTTTCAAGGGGAAGTAAATAATCTTAAAACAGAAATTGAAAATCATATGAGGAACATTCAGGCTGCTCTTGACATAAAGGATTTAGGTTCTGTTACTTCTGATAATATCTTCTCGATACTTGTAAATAGAGGTAAACAGTTTAACATAGAAGATATAAAAGACTTTAAGGAAATACCGGAATACATAAAAAAAGTTGATAATTATATTGAGTGTATGGGAAATATAAATCGAGATGTAATTATTAGGAATTTTTTGAATTTGCTTAATGAACTAATTGATAAAAAATCACCTGAACTGTTTGCAAAAGCGATTTATGATAATATTAACACAAAACTTGATTTGGTTCAGAAAAAGAAAGTTGTTTTTTACGAGGAATTTCTCACTACAGGTATTCAATGGTTACAGGAAGAAAACAAATCACTATGTCCATTTTGTGAAAGTCCGATAGATGTACCAAGTGTTATAGAAAGAGTAAAGAAGAGAATAAATGAGAATTCGGAGTATTCAACACTTAAAAAGGAGTTTCAAAGAGATTATAGTATATTGCAGTCAGAACTTAAATGGTGGGAAGACAATCTAGACAAGATTAGAAATATAAACAAAAAAATTAATGATGAAAATATTGAAAATTTATGTAAAACAATTGAAGATGATATCGAGAATTTCAAGAAATTAGTTCCTAATAGCATACAAGAAATCATTATTGTAAAGAATTTGCCAAATTGGAATGAATCTATTTATAAAAATGCTATTCATCTAAAAAATGAGTATAGTAACAAAGTACTTCCAAAGGATGCCGTGTTATTACTTAACGAAGCAATTAAATTTAAAAATGATTTAAAAATTGTATATGACAACATTGTACATATAAATAAGAAAACTAAAGAAAATACTCTTTTAAATAAAAAATATAAAATTGCTAAGCAATTTTATGAGGAATTGGTTCGCCAACGTAAAAATTCCGTACAAGAAATTTATGATGAAATTAAAAATGATATTAATAGTTACTATAGTAGTATGCATTTTGAAGAGGATATAGGTGATATTGATTTAAAAATAAAAGATTCTTCAAGCAAGGGAAGTGTCATAATAGAAGCAAGTTTCTATGAAAAGAGTGGTGAGGACCCGAGAGCATATTATAGTGAATCACATCTTGATACTTTAGGATTGGCAATTTTTCTAGCATTATATAAGCGAGAATGTTCAAAAAATAAAGATTTAAGATTATTAATATTAGATGATGTGCTTACATCTGTTGATGCGGCACATAGAATCAATATAATAAACCTTATTTTTTCTGAATTTAAAGAACACCAATTAATTATTACAACTCATGATATTGTATTATATAAGGAAATCCTTGAGTTAGAAAAATTATATGGAGGAAATAACAAGTATAGAAATATTGAGATATGTGAATGGACGAAAGATAGGGGACCTATATTAGATGATACTAAGTCAGAAATTGAGAAGTTAAGGGAACATTTAACTAATCCTCATACAGATAAAAATATTCTTGCTTCTGCTACTGGTACTTTTCTGGAACTAGTTTTATGCAAATTAAGGTACTCTTTGGAATTATCAATCCCTGCAAAATATCAAGATAAATATACCATTGTGGATATTTGGGATAACTTATACTCTAAATTAAAGAAGAATAAGGAATTTTATAGGTTAAATTCAAAGGTATTAGATTCCATCAATGTTTCTAAGTTTATTAGAAATATAAGTGGGTGTCATTATAATGAATGGGCTCAAGGAGTATCCAAGGATGAAATAAAACAATTCACAAATAATGTTATACGGTTTTATGAGATAGTATATTGTAGCATTTGTAACTCCTTTATAAAAAAGAGTAATGATAATGAAGATTATCAATGCAATTGTTCGAGATTGCAATATAATAAAAAAGACCAATTATTAATTTCATAA
- the glmS gene encoding glutamine--fructose-6-phosphate transaminase (isomerizing), which produces MCGIVGYIGSRDAAPILLNGLKKLEYRGYDSAGVAILDNGNIKVVKCKGRLEKLEEKVNCDAPVGNIGIGHTRWATHGEPNDLNSHPHISSSGKIAVVHNGIIENYLELKEFLAAEGYEFVSDTDTEVVAHLIDYHYHGDIVQAVITSINEIEGSYALGVLCRDYPDKFVAARKDSPLIVGLGNGENFIASDIPAILEYTRDVYILEDKEIVLLSDKEVKVFNNHGLAVQKKVFKVNWDVASAEKAGYEHFMMKEMCEEPKVVRDTVNPRIKDGNIVLDNIRITAEDLKNIRKIFIVACGTAYHAGVVGKYIIEKLARIPVEVDVASEFRYRDPLISDKDLVIIISQSGETIDTLFALRESKKKGARVLSIVNVVGSSIARESDDVLYTWAGPEIAVASTKAYNTQLSALYLIALDFAYKLGRIDRDYYSKVIEELKAVPREIEKVLANRDIIQKFASQHYNAKSIFFIGRGLDYALSMEGSLKLKEISYIHSEAYAGGELKHGTIALIEEGTLVVCPVTQDSLVEKMISNIREVKARGAVVLAIAKESNKQVCKVADVVVTIPDVDSFIAPIVAVTPLQLFAYYMALQKGCDVDKPRNLAKSVTVE; this is translated from the coding sequence GTGTGTGGAATAGTTGGTTATATAGGTAGCAGAGATGCAGCACCTATACTTCTGAACGGGCTTAAAAAGCTTGAGTACAGGGGCTATGACTCTGCCGGAGTGGCAATTTTAGACAATGGAAATATAAAAGTGGTAAAGTGCAAAGGAAGACTTGAAAAATTGGAGGAAAAGGTGAACTGCGACGCACCGGTAGGAAATATCGGAATAGGTCATACCCGTTGGGCAACTCACGGAGAGCCGAATGATCTGAATTCCCATCCTCATATAAGCAGTTCAGGCAAAATTGCCGTTGTACATAACGGCATAATTGAAAATTATCTCGAATTGAAAGAGTTCCTTGCGGCGGAGGGTTATGAATTTGTATCGGACACTGATACAGAGGTTGTGGCGCATCTTATAGATTACCACTATCATGGTGATATAGTTCAGGCTGTTATCACCTCTATAAATGAAATTGAGGGGTCTTATGCATTGGGGGTCCTTTGCAGAGATTATCCTGACAAATTTGTTGCCGCCCGAAAAGACAGTCCGCTTATCGTCGGCCTTGGAAACGGTGAGAATTTTATTGCTTCTGATATTCCTGCAATACTTGAATACACAAGGGATGTATATATTTTGGAAGATAAAGAAATTGTACTTTTGAGTGACAAGGAAGTCAAGGTGTTTAACAACCATGGTTTGGCGGTACAGAAGAAAGTGTTCAAGGTAAATTGGGATGTTGCTTCGGCGGAAAAGGCAGGCTACGAACATTTCATGATGAAAGAAATGTGTGAGGAGCCTAAAGTGGTAAGAGACACTGTAAATCCGAGAATAAAAGACGGCAATATAGTACTGGACAACATCAGGATTACTGCTGAAGATTTGAAAAATATAAGGAAAATTTTCATTGTTGCATGCGGCACCGCATATCATGCTGGGGTTGTCGGAAAATATATAATTGAAAAGCTGGCAAGAATTCCGGTAGAGGTGGATGTTGCATCGGAATTCAGATACAGAGATCCTCTTATAAGCGACAAGGATTTGGTAATTATAATAAGTCAGTCGGGCGAGACCATTGACACATTGTTTGCATTAAGGGAATCAAAGAAAAAAGGGGCAAGGGTTCTGTCCATTGTAAATGTTGTGGGAAGTTCGATTGCAAGAGAGTCGGATGATGTTCTTTATACCTGGGCAGGTCCGGAAATTGCCGTGGCGTCCACAAAGGCATACAACACCCAGCTCTCGGCATTGTACCTTATAGCCCTGGATTTTGCATATAAACTGGGCAGAATAGACAGGGATTATTACAGTAAAGTGATAGAAGAATTAAAGGCTGTTCCCCGGGAAATAGAAAAAGTTTTGGCCAACAGGGATATAATACAGAAATTTGCATCACAGCACTATAATGCAAAGAGTATTTTCTTTATCGGAAGAGGCCTTGATTATGCCCTGTCCATGGAGGGTTCGCTGAAGCTTAAGGAAATTTCCTATATTCACTCTGAGGCCTATGCCGGGGGAGAGTTGAAACACGGTACCATTGCTCTTATTGAGGAGGGTACGCTGGTAGTTTGTCCTGTGACTCAGGACAGCCTCGTGGAAAAGATGATAAGCAATATCAGGGAAGTAAAGGCCAGAGGGGCGGTTGTCCTTGCGATAGCAAAGGAGAGCAACAAGCAAGTGTGCAAGGTTGCCGACGTGGTTGTTACCATACCGGATGTTGATTCGTTTATTGCTCCGATAGTGGCGGTGACACCTCTGCAATTGTTTGCCTATTACATGGCTTTGCAGAAGGGTTGTGACGTTGATAAGCCCAGAAATCTTGCCAAGAGTGTGACTGTGGAGTAG
- the glmM gene encoding phosphoglucosamine mutase, whose translation MGRLFGTDGVRGVANLELTAELAYKLGQAGAYVLTSETKHTPKILVGMDTRISGDMLEASLVAGLCSVGAEVACLGIAPTPTVAYLTRYYNADAGVVISASHNPYEFNGIKFFNSKGYKLSDALEERIESIILDNSEKIQLPTGEKIGRKIEIESPLDDYVNFIKSTIKGDLKGLKVAIDCANGASYQVAPVTFFELGADVCVINNEPDGVNINKDCGSTHIEQLQKFVIESGADVGLAFDGDADRVLAVDENGNMVDGDQIMAIIGLELKKQGKLTNNTIVATVMSNLGLDIMAKREGINIVKTKVGDRYVLENMLENGHVLGGEQSGHIIFLEHSTTGDGILTGAQLLNVVKSSGKKLSELASIMQVLPQVLMNARVSNQNKEKYLEDEVICEMCKELENEFRDEGRVLIRPSGTEPLVRVMIEGKDRDYIEKRALELVKVIEERLG comes from the coding sequence TTGGGACGTCTGTTTGGTACTGATGGAGTAAGAGGAGTGGCAAATCTGGAATTAACCGCCGAGCTTGCATATAAATTGGGGCAGGCAGGAGCGTATGTGTTGACTTCTGAGACAAAGCACACACCTAAAATTTTGGTGGGCATGGATACAAGAATATCGGGAGATATGCTGGAGGCTTCCCTTGTTGCAGGATTATGTTCGGTGGGAGCGGAAGTGGCTTGTCTGGGAATAGCTCCTACTCCGACGGTTGCTTATCTTACCAGGTACTATAATGCAGATGCCGGTGTGGTAATTTCTGCTTCCCACAATCCTTACGAGTTTAACGGAATAAAATTCTTCAACAGCAAAGGATATAAACTTTCCGATGCCCTGGAAGAAAGAATAGAATCCATAATTCTTGACAATTCGGAGAAAATTCAACTTCCCACAGGTGAGAAAATAGGAAGGAAAATTGAAATTGAGTCACCGTTGGACGACTATGTAAATTTTATTAAAAGCACTATCAAGGGAGATTTAAAAGGGCTTAAAGTTGCAATTGACTGTGCAAACGGAGCATCATACCAGGTGGCACCCGTTACTTTCTTTGAACTTGGTGCGGATGTCTGTGTTATTAACAACGAGCCTGACGGTGTAAATATTAACAAAGACTGCGGCTCCACTCATATTGAGCAGTTGCAGAAATTTGTAATTGAAAGCGGAGCTGATGTCGGGCTTGCTTTTGACGGGGATGCTGACAGGGTTCTTGCGGTTGACGAGAACGGCAACATGGTTGACGGTGACCAAATCATGGCCATAATCGGCCTTGAGCTAAAAAAACAGGGAAAGCTTACAAACAATACCATTGTAGCTACTGTTATGAGCAATCTTGGACTTGATATAATGGCGAAAAGAGAAGGAATTAACATAGTTAAAACAAAAGTGGGAGACAGATATGTACTGGAAAACATGCTTGAAAACGGGCATGTTTTGGGAGGCGAGCAGTCGGGACATATTATTTTTCTTGAACATAGTACTACAGGAGACGGCATTCTTACGGGAGCACAGCTTCTTAATGTTGTGAAATCTTCCGGTAAAAAGCTTTCCGAACTGGCCTCAATAATGCAGGTGCTTCCTCAGGTATTAATGAATGCCCGGGTAAGCAATCAAAATAAGGAAAAATATCTTGAAGATGAAGTAATATGCGAAATGTGCAAAGAGCTTGAGAATGAGTTCCGGGATGAAGGAAGGGTGCTTATCAGGCCTTCAGGAACGGAACCTCTTGTCAGGGTTATGATAGAGGGTAAGGACAGGGATTATATAGAAAAAAGAGCTCTTGAGCTTGTAAAAGTTATTGAAGAGAGACTTGGTTAG
- a CDS encoding NAD(P)/FAD-dependent oxidoreductase, whose translation MKLIVRNLKLSLDEDIDALKKLVCKKIKVSEKDFKNFRIVKESIDARKKPFINLVYSVMVEIEGKIKVRESTDISILEQETEKVLVPGSIKLKNRPVVIGSGPAGLFAGLVLAQNGYRPLILERGECVEKRTQIVNRYWTTGELDPETNVQFGEGGAGTFSDGKLTTRINDRRCSIVLEEFYKSGAHEEILYKAKPHIGSDVLKKVVSNMRNRIIEYGGEVRFNSKVTSIIVKNGSITSIVVNDKEEIPCEVAVLAIGHSARDTFKMLFDKGVEFIQKPFSIGVRIEHPQELIDRAQYGEAAGHPRLGAADYQLFQKLGDRTVYSFCMCPGGVVVASASEPGMIVTNGMSEFARDKENANSALVVSVEPGDFGSSHPLAGVDFQRKWERLAFVAGGSCNRAPVQRLGDFIEGRKSTFLGTVKPSYTGGTNLADIHSCLPTFVTDSIKKAIPYFDSKIKGFGMKDAVITGVETRTSSPVRIPRGDTLEAIGIKGLYPAGEGAGYAGGIVSAAVDGIRIAEKIISTYSYE comes from the coding sequence ATGAAACTAATAGTTCGAAATTTAAAACTTTCTTTGGATGAAGATATAGATGCGTTAAAAAAACTTGTTTGTAAAAAAATTAAAGTTAGTGAAAAGGACTTTAAGAATTTCAGGATAGTAAAAGAGTCCATTGATGCGAGGAAAAAACCTTTTATCAATCTTGTCTACTCTGTGATGGTTGAAATTGAAGGCAAAATAAAGGTAAGGGAAAGTACGGACATCAGCATTTTAGAGCAAGAGACGGAAAAGGTTTTGGTTCCTGGCAGCATAAAGCTTAAAAACAGGCCTGTGGTTATCGGCTCAGGTCCTGCAGGTCTGTTTGCAGGGCTTGTTCTGGCCCAAAACGGCTATAGGCCGTTGATTCTCGAACGGGGAGAATGTGTTGAAAAACGCACGCAAATTGTCAACAGGTATTGGACGACCGGCGAGCTTGATCCAGAAACCAATGTACAGTTTGGAGAAGGCGGTGCCGGGACTTTTTCTGACGGAAAACTTACCACCAGGATAAATGACAGGCGCTGCAGTATTGTTTTAGAGGAATTTTACAAATCCGGGGCGCATGAAGAGATTTTATACAAGGCAAAGCCTCATATAGGTTCTGATGTGTTAAAAAAAGTAGTATCAAACATGCGCAACAGGATAATTGAATACGGGGGAGAAGTAAGGTTTAATTCAAAAGTTACTTCAATAATTGTTAAAAACGGAAGTATAACCTCAATTGTGGTAAACGACAAGGAAGAAATACCCTGTGAGGTTGCAGTCCTTGCAATAGGCCATAGTGCAAGGGATACCTTCAAAATGCTTTTTGACAAAGGGGTTGAATTCATACAAAAGCCTTTTTCAATAGGAGTCAGGATTGAACATCCCCAGGAGCTGATTGACAGGGCCCAGTACGGTGAAGCGGCAGGTCATCCCAGACTTGGAGCGGCGGATTACCAGCTGTTTCAAAAACTTGGCGACAGAACCGTGTATTCATTCTGCATGTGTCCGGGAGGCGTTGTTGTGGCATCGGCTTCGGAACCGGGCATGATTGTGACAAACGGAATGAGTGAATTTGCAAGGGACAAGGAAAATGCCAACAGTGCCCTTGTGGTATCAGTGGAACCGGGGGATTTTGGAAGCAGCCATCCCCTGGCCGGTGTTGATTTTCAGAGAAAGTGGGAAAGGCTGGCTTTTGTTGCGGGCGGTTCCTGCAACCGGGCACCGGTGCAGAGGCTTGGGGATTTTATCGAAGGAAGAAAATCCACTTTTTTGGGAACAGTCAAGCCCAGTTATACCGGAGGAACGAATCTTGCCGATATTCATTCCTGTCTTCCGACATTTGTGACGGATTCCATAAAAAAAGCCATACCCTATTTTGATTCCAAAATAAAAGGTTTTGGCATGAAGGATGCCGTTATTACAGGAGTGGAGACCAGGACCTCGTCGCCCGTAAGAATTCCAAGAGGGGACACACTTGAAGCAATTGGCATAAAGGGTTTGTATCCTGCCGGTGAAGGAGCCGGGTATGCGGGCGGAATTGTGAGTGCAGCGGTTGACGGCATTAGAATAGCGGAAAAGATAATAAGTACCTATTCATACGAGTAA
- a CDS encoding CdaR family protein, with the protein MNELLKKDLTLKIISVFFAIFLWFIVLDSSNPVTWVELNVPLKVENESSLKEKGIMLKNENFPRNVSVSLKGRKSAFNNIGLNDIEAIVDLSKVEDVNTQFLYVNVYTNKKGVSFQGVTPRVVEIELEKLGENPFPVNVVITGKPKEGYTVVKANAIPTTVSIEAPDEIINSIGEVRAYVDVDNLSNDIIVNKECVVYNKEGEKIVELDKKISVDINIEIAKEVPIVPAVRGRPAKNYTDGIHRVVPEKAWISGPSDVIDLIDNLKTEPIDIENMSQSMTKIVNLVLPDGVRLVDTPRSVYVDVVIEELAEREFVFNKESIAFDNAVKNNSLKYEILDDEIKITLTGTRQELNKISPESLKLSVDVGGLSEGEYKRPLNVVIPDTVNLSGSYDVKISVKKTGS; encoded by the coding sequence ATGAATGAGTTACTGAAGAAGGATTTAACTTTAAAAATAATCTCTGTCTTTTTCGCCATATTTCTCTGGTTTATTGTTTTGGACAGCTCTAATCCGGTAACCTGGGTTGAATTGAATGTGCCTTTGAAAGTTGAAAATGAAAGTTCACTTAAAGAAAAGGGAATAATGCTTAAGAATGAGAACTTTCCGAGAAATGTTTCCGTCAGTCTAAAGGGAAGAAAAAGCGCTTTTAACAATATAGGTTTAAATGACATTGAGGCAATTGTTGACCTTTCAAAGGTGGAGGATGTTAATACTCAGTTTTTATATGTCAATGTTTATACAAATAAAAAAGGTGTGTCTTTTCAGGGAGTAACACCGAGAGTTGTGGAAATAGAACTGGAAAAACTGGGTGAAAATCCTTTTCCTGTTAATGTAGTTATCACAGGAAAACCGAAGGAAGGCTACACAGTGGTAAAGGCAAATGCAATACCGACAACGGTTTCAATTGAAGCGCCGGACGAAATAATAAATTCCATCGGTGAAGTCAGGGCTTATGTTGATGTTGACAATCTCAGTAACGATATTATTGTAAACAAGGAATGTGTGGTTTACAACAAAGAAGGAGAAAAAATAGTTGAGCTGGATAAAAAAATAAGTGTTGACATCAATATTGAAATCGCGAAAGAAGTGCCTATAGTACCGGCCGTAAGGGGGAGACCGGCAAAAAATTACACCGACGGCATACACAGGGTTGTGCCGGAAAAGGCGTGGATTTCGGGACCTTCTGACGTCATTGACCTTATTGACAACTTGAAAACCGAACCTATTGATATTGAAAATATGTCGCAGAGCATGACCAAAATTGTAAATCTCGTTCTGCCGGATGGGGTTCGCCTTGTTGACACTCCAAGAAGTGTTTATGTGGATGTGGTTATTGAGGAACTGGCAGAAAGGGAATTTGTCTTTAACAAGGAAAGCATTGCGTTTGACAATGCAGTAAAAAATAATTCACTTAAGTATGAAATTTTGGATGATGAGATAAAAATAACTTTGACCGGTACCAGACAGGAGTTGAACAAGATTTCGCCTGAGAGTCTCAAGCTTAGCGTTGATGTAGGCGGGCTTTCGGAAGGGGAGTATAAGAGGCCCCTTAACGTGGTTATCCCTGATACTGTGAATCTTTCCGGAAGCTATGATGTTAAAATCAGTGTGAAAAAAACCGGAAGTTAA
- the cdaA gene encoding diadenylate cyclase CdaA — MFFLVGTTNFWDIIANLSTNLDIKSPWDLIKTIIDIGIVSFVIYKLIKLIRETRAWQLIKGILVIVIAARASELIGFKTLSFILRLTIEYMAIILVVLFQPEFRRGLEQLGRSRFRNLFSFEEEDSTIKVKSLIEEIIKAVTEMSRTFTGALIVIERETKLGEIINSGINLDSNVTSELLINIFTPNTPLHDGAVVIRDNKIKAAACFLPLTENPNLSKELGTRHRAALGISEVSDAIVVVVSEESGRISVALNGGLTRNLTSDTLRKALSKNLLDKENPSKKLGIWKVKAK, encoded by the coding sequence ATGTTTTTTCTGGTAGGAACAACAAATTTTTGGGATATCATTGCAAATTTGTCAACAAACTTAGATATAAAAAGCCCGTGGGATTTGATAAAGACAATTATAGATATAGGTATAGTGTCATTTGTAATATACAAATTAATAAAACTGATAAGGGAGACACGGGCGTGGCAGCTTATAAAAGGTATTCTTGTTATTGTGATTGCGGCCAGGGCAAGTGAACTGATTGGTTTTAAAACTCTGTCTTTTATACTGAGACTTACCATAGAGTATATGGCTATAATACTTGTGGTACTGTTTCAGCCTGAGTTCAGAAGAGGACTGGAGCAGCTGGGAAGGAGCAGGTTTAGAAATCTTTTCAGCTTTGAAGAAGAAGACAGTACCATTAAAGTAAAGTCGCTGATTGAGGAAATAATAAAGGCCGTAACGGAGATGTCAAGGACCTTTACAGGAGCGCTTATTGTAATTGAAAGAGAAACGAAGTTGGGGGAGATTATCAACTCGGGAATTAACCTGGATTCAAATGTTACCTCCGAGCTTTTGATAAATATTTTCACGCCGAATACGCCTTTACACGACGGTGCCGTAGTAATCAGGGACAACAAGATAAAAGCGGCGGCATGCTTTTTGCCCCTTACGGAAAATCCGAATCTCAGCAAGGAACTGGGGACAAGGCACCGGGCTGCACTTGGCATAAGTGAAGTTTCAGACGCAATTGTTGTGGTGGTTTCCGAAGAGTCCGGAAGGATTTCGGTTGCCCTAAACGGCGGCCTTACCAGGAACTTGACTTCGGATACTTTGAGAAAGGCTTTAAGCAAAAATCTTTTAGATAAAGAGAATCCAAGCAAGAAACTGGGGATATGGAAGGTGAAGGCCAAATGA
- the amrS gene encoding AmmeMemoRadiSam system radical SAM enzyme: MEAAKPAMFYDKGEDLKVHCRLCPHNCTISPGNLGVCRARKNIDGDLYSLNYGKISSIALDPIEKKPLYRFKSGSKILSIGTFGCNLKCSFCQNWEIAHDNPRLYEVTSETVVSKAKELVSEGNIGIAYTYNEPTIWYEFVYDTAVLAKEEGLSNVLVTNGFIGREALLMLLPYIDAMNIDVKAYTASFYKNICGGVLENVKETVELAAEKCHVEVTTLVIPTLNDELKEISEIAKWLSSISRKIPLHLSRYFPNYKMLNIPPTPKDTLFRAREEAQKYLDYVYLGNVW; the protein is encoded by the coding sequence ATGGAAGCAGCAAAGCCGGCGATGTTTTACGATAAAGGAGAGGATCTAAAAGTACATTGCCGTCTCTGCCCCCACAATTGTACTATAAGTCCCGGAAATTTGGGAGTTTGCAGGGCGCGGAAAAATATTGACGGAGATTTGTATTCTTTAAATTATGGGAAGATTTCTTCCATTGCGCTGGACCCTATAGAAAAAAAGCCCCTGTACAGATTTAAAAGTGGTTCGAAGATATTGTCAATAGGCACTTTTGGATGCAATCTCAAATGTTCTTTTTGCCAGAATTGGGAGATTGCCCATGATAATCCCAGGCTTTATGAAGTGACATCCGAAACTGTTGTCAGCAAGGCAAAGGAGCTTGTATCTGAAGGTAATATAGGGATTGCATATACCTACAACGAACCCACTATATGGTATGAGTTTGTGTATGATACGGCGGTACTTGCAAAAGAGGAAGGCCTTTCAAATGTTTTGGTGACCAACGGATTTATCGGCAGGGAAGCGCTTTTAATGCTGCTTCCTTATATTGATGCCATGAACATAGATGTAAAAGCTTACACAGCCTCTTTTTACAAAAATATATGCGGGGGTGTTTTGGAGAATGTGAAAGAAACTGTGGAGCTGGCGGCCGAAAAATGCCATGTGGAAGTAACCACCCTTGTTATTCCCACATTGAATGACGAGTTAAAAGAAATTTCCGAAATTGCAAAGTGGCTTTCATCCATATCAAGGAAGATACCTCTGCATCTTTCAAGGTATTTTCCAAATTACAAAATGTTGAATATTCCGCCGACACCTAAAGACACTCTGTTTAGAGCGAGGGAAGAAGCACAAAAATATCTGGATTATGTTTATCTTGGCAATGTGTGGTAG